The following proteins come from a genomic window of Columba livia isolate bColLiv1 breed racing homer chromosome 27, bColLiv1.pat.W.v2, whole genome shotgun sequence:
- the NFILZ gene encoding NFIL3 like protein, whose protein sequence is MDTFVAQLGAIGEPAFQQSKAKLLHGRASGPSRRKREFMPDEKKDNMYWEKRRKNNEAAKRSREKRRLNDFAMESQLAALSEENAILRTELLSLKLRFGLISPDTSTYQDFLGVYFRGHRAASPLLEAEPFAGESCCFPAKSFVPKVLEPADFSCKTFGPFRNTLGGGLKPAPMDTPGLQQPRRLDAAFRSTVCSPSLSYRCLDKHTFHLPLSGSTCFMCPSRCPAEVSKEGATTASDEDDEQQVPITSLRPCSLPCPSEEHPKGRSCAALPHKLRIKTKALGLEENGLDSR, encoded by the coding sequence ATGGACACCTTCGTGGCACAGCTGGGCGCCATCGGCGAGCCGGCGTTCCAGCAGAGCAAGGCCAAGCTGCTCCACGGCAGGGCGAGCGGGCCCTCCCGGCGCAAGCGCGAATTCATGCCGGACGAGAAGAAGGACAACATGTACTGGGAGAAGAGGCGCAAGAACAACGAGGCGGCCAAGCGCTCGCGGGAGAAGAGGCGCCTCAACGACTTCGCCATGGAGAGCCAGCTGGCCGCGCTCAGCGAGGAGAACGCCATCCTCAGGACGGAGCTGCTGTCCCTCAAGCTGCGCTTCGGGCTCATCAGCCCGGACACCAGCACCTACCAGGACTTCCTGGGGGTTTATTTCAGAGGTCACAGAGCTGCCTCGCCGCTCCTGGAGGCCGAGCCCTTTGCTGGggagtcctgctgcttcccagcgAAGAGCTTTGTGCCGAAGGTGCTGGAGCCAGCTGACTTTTCCTGCAAAACCTTCGGGCCATTCAGAAACACCCTTGGCGGCGGCTTGAAGCCAGctcccatggacacacctggcCTTCAGCAACCAAGGAGGCTTGATGCAGCCTTCAGATCCACAGTTTGCTCTCCATCCCTCAGTTACCGCTGCCtggacaaacacactttccatttGCCTTTGTCAGGCAGCACCTGCTTCATGTGCCCTTCCCGCTGTCCAGCTGAGGTGAGCAAAGAAGGCGCCACGACTGCCtcagatgaagatgatgagcaACAAGTGCCAATAACTTCTCTACGTCCCTgcagcctgccctgcccttcagAAGAGCATCCGAAGGGCCGGAGCTGCGCTGCCCTACCTCACAAGCTCCGGATTAAGACCAAAGCCCTCGGCTTGGAGGAGAATGGCCTCGACTCCCGCTAA